Proteins found in one Paenalkalicoccus suaedae genomic segment:
- a CDS encoding actin-like protein Alp7A, translating to MNISRMNVDFGNSMYMNLIDGYFFELPTNVVEISKEAAEGKFTSIVEDPADLKDRLLVSTVIDETERYFLVGELAEPEVLGNQHIKKLHNKVESHIPYVTFLAATAYYQALKGKREDNEVTIEYFQTMLPIWLLKKLDKFSEMQKRMASKFLGTHQVKVLTLGLEKELTIKVEDAACRIESEVARWAIKKNFDLEDKDYAEQFKNYDVVFCDLGGGTDDLVLLPAGLKPPKSRDSFVSNTEAPFLAHLEKLRKEKLLEHFDSVRELEKFIYSNIGKTKMERRDGNTGQKFDLTDIIKKSLKEYTEIKIAQAENTFPAPKDKVYKYLYFGGVGEVLEESISVVTEERYGRDISESNHIVAEDARLLNLYGLEVLSRAEQVKKQANEKEAQSI from the coding sequence ATGAATATTTCTCGTATGAACGTGGACTTTGGAAACAGTATGTACATGAATTTAATTGATGGTTATTTTTTTGAATTGCCTACAAATGTAGTAGAGATATCTAAAGAAGCTGCTGAAGGAAAATTTACGAGTATCGTTGAAGATCCGGCAGATTTAAAGGACCGGTTATTAGTTTCTACAGTTATTGATGAAACAGAGAGATATTTTCTAGTTGGTGAACTTGCTGAACCAGAAGTGTTAGGCAACCAACACATCAAGAAGTTACATAATAAAGTAGAGTCACATATTCCATACGTAACATTTTTAGCTGCAACTGCTTATTACCAAGCGCTAAAAGGCAAACGTGAAGATAATGAAGTTACTATTGAATACTTTCAAACAATGCTACCAATTTGGCTTCTTAAAAAATTGGATAAGTTCAGTGAAATGCAGAAAAGGATGGCATCTAAATTTTTGGGCACTCACCAAGTAAAGGTGCTGACATTAGGATTAGAAAAAGAGCTTACTATAAAAGTGGAAGATGCAGCGTGCAGGATCGAATCTGAAGTAGCAAGATGGGCAATAAAGAAAAACTTTGACCTAGAAGATAAAGACTATGCCGAACAATTTAAAAATTATGACGTAGTTTTTTGTGATTTAGGTGGCGGAACAGATGATCTAGTATTACTACCAGCTGGATTAAAACCGCCAAAAAGTCGTGATTCTTTTGTTTCTAATACCGAAGCACCGTTTTTAGCGCACTTAGAAAAATTGAGAAAAGAAAAACTCCTAGAGCACTTTGATAGCGTTAGGGAGCTTGAAAAGTTTATATACTCAAATATTGGAAAAACTAAGATGGAACGAAGAGACGGGAATACCGGTCAGAAATTTGATTTAACTGATATCATCAAAAAATCTCTTAAAGAATACACAGAAATCAAAATAGCCCAAGCTGAAAATACGTTCCCTGCACCAAAAGATAAGGTTTACAAATACCTTTATTTTGGCGGTGTTGGCGAGGTGCTTGAAGAATCAATTAGTGTGGTTACTGAAGAGAGATATGGCCGTGATATTTCTGAATCAAATCATATAGTTGCTGAGGATGCAAGACTGCTCAACTTATATGGCCTTGAAGTTTTAAGCCGCGCTGAACAAGTAAAGAAACAGGCAAATGAAAAAGAGGCACAATCAATTTAG
- a CDS encoding tetratricopeptide repeat protein → MLSKVKKVPSPYVGNLLNKWHDYIMQEKVHESIEKRTEIKQLLSQAEDNKDLVDYFILLDHRHSLCFDQEASMGDVVNMLSKGSHDLLINFYFELFAGDYEFFKKNYVKAISFYEKAEQKLSSIPNIEETKFAEFHYKIGVAYYEIDQHLVSVNKVTKARDIYKKSDMWNLEAIQCSLVVGINLYDMGRLDDADAYFRDALTEALDHGYDKPITKIYHNLGLVHWQKGSLELALHYFREAYSHEWLRDSPKGQQTVYMLSRVLYTMGQNEEAYHWYELGIEMARKFDDHEYKAKHDILYHLYEQPSIDEVKQSLAFLEERNLWPDVSKIAKGISELYEKKGDLVTSHEFLKRAFYAKEQIQRITEALG, encoded by the coding sequence ATGTTGTCCAAAGTAAAAAAAGTACCGTCTCCCTATGTAGGCAATCTGTTGAATAAATGGCATGACTATATTATGCAGGAGAAGGTTCATGAGTCTATAGAGAAAAGAACTGAAATAAAGCAATTGTTAAGTCAGGCTGAAGATAATAAGGACCTGGTTGATTATTTTATTCTACTGGATCATCGTCATAGCCTTTGTTTTGATCAAGAGGCATCTATGGGTGATGTCGTTAATATGTTAAGTAAGGGAAGTCATGATCTTTTAATAAATTTTTATTTTGAATTGTTTGCAGGGGATTATGAGTTTTTTAAAAAAAATTATGTTAAAGCAATTTCTTTTTATGAAAAAGCTGAACAAAAGTTATCGAGTATTCCCAATATTGAGGAAACGAAGTTTGCGGAGTTTCACTATAAGATTGGAGTTGCTTATTATGAGATTGACCAGCATTTGGTGTCAGTCAACAAAGTAACTAAAGCCAGGGATATTTATAAAAAAAGTGATATGTGGAACCTCGAAGCTATTCAGTGCAGTTTGGTGGTCGGTATTAATTTGTATGATATGGGGCGTTTAGATGATGCGGATGCATATTTTCGTGATGCCTTGACTGAGGCCTTGGATCATGGCTATGATAAGCCTATAACTAAGATTTACCACAATCTTGGATTAGTCCATTGGCAAAAAGGTTCTCTTGAATTAGCTCTGCATTATTTTAGGGAAGCTTATTCGCATGAATGGTTGAGGGATTCGCCTAAAGGACAGCAAACTGTATACATGCTTTCAAGAGTACTGTATACAATGGGGCAAAATGAAGAAGCTTATCACTGGTATGAATTAGGGATAGAAATGGCGCGTAAATTTGATGATCATGAGTATAAAGCAAAACACGACATTCTTTATCATCTTTATGAGCAGCCTTCAATCGATGAAGTAAAGCAATCTTTAGCTTTCTTAGAAGAGCGTAATCTTTGGCCGGACGTATCCAAAATTGCAAAAGGTATTTCAGAGCTTTATGAAAAAAAAGGTGATTTAGTGACTAGTCACGAATTTTTGAAAAGAGCTTTTTATGCTAAAGAGCAAATTCAAAGAATAACGGAGGCGTTAGGATGA